AACGTgctccctgacctttgaccctgtgtgtgtgtgtgtgtgtgtgcagacatcaGTGTGGACCACCCTGATGAGAAGTCCATCATCACCTACGTAGTGACCTACTACCACTACTTCTCCAAGATGAAGGCGCTGAAGGTGGAGGGGAAGCGAATCGGCAAGGTGACCAAACCCCTCATAACACCTCAGTCTCCCCGCGCTGATGCTGCTGTTggtcgtcgtcgttgttgttgtctttaagCCCGTTTTCTCCCCCCGGGTGTCCCCAGGTTCTGGACAACGCCATCGAGACGGAGAAGATGATCGAGAAGTACGAGTCTCTGGCGTCCGACCTGCTGGAGTGGATCGAGCAgaccatcatcatcctcaacaACAGGAAGTTTGCCAACTCTCTGGTGGGAgtccaacagcagctgcaggcctTCAACACTTACCGCACAGTGGAGAAACCCCCCaagtcagtacacacacacaaacgtagaTTGTTTGGGAGGATTAGACTTGATTATATGGTACGCAACGTTTTTGGTTGAACAAAACCTAAAGCGTGTCACATTGACTGTGAAGGTTCACGGAGAAGGGGAACCTGGAGGTTCTTCTGTTCACCATCCAGAGTAAGATGAGAGCCAACAACCAGAAGGTTTACACTCCTCGAGAGGGCAAACTCATCTCCGACATCAACAAGGTCAGTTATCGTCGTAAAGATGCTTTACTTATTGatatttcattattcatcaCTTGAGTGGCTGTTTTGctgatatttgtgtgtgtgtgtatgtgtgtgttcgtttTAGGCATGGGAGCGTCTGGAGAAGGCGGAGCACGAGCGGGAGCTGGCTCTGAGGACGGAGCTGATTCGtcaggagaagctggagcagCTCGCCCGGCGCTTCGACCGCAAAGCCGCCATGAGGGAGACGTGGCTGAGCGAGAACCAGCGGCTGGTCTCCCAGGTAACGCACGCGGCGCTGTCACATGCTCCTTTAGCTCAGGAAAGAAGTTCTAATGCATCCACAAAGGTCCAGATGATAACGTCTACTTtattctctcctcttccccgtttcctttcctctctcctcttcggGCTCCTGccttctttttgttatttttctttcctcgtCTTGTCTCCTGTCTTCTGCTCTCGTGCTTTTCTTCTCTactttcctctctccttgtttcctctccCGTCCTCTCCTCATATCCTTTTTCCTCCGTCCTCTTCCAGGATAACTTTGGATTTGACCTCCAGGCCGTAGAGGCTGCTACTAAGAAACATGAAGCCATAGAAACGGACATAGCTGCCTACGAGGAGCGAGTTCAGGTCAGTTCACCACTTCGCACATAATTAGTTAAAAATAAGCCCAGAAAAGCtgttattactgttattgtgTAACTATTTACTATTCTTCACCAGAACCCTTTCTCATTTTTAATCAGGTATTTCTAATGTTgccttatttttttaagtttttagAATGAAACTGTTGAATGTCAATTACATATTATCCAggaaaatgtttatatttattactaaaatgttaaaattcaCTTTTCGGACACGTTTCAAAGTACATAAACCCCAAACCAGGCGAGATCCGTCTCCTGTTGTCCActcatccctctctccttctggtGCAGGCGGTGGTGTCCGTGGCGAAGGAGATGGAGTCTGAGAATTACCACGACATCAAACGCATCACGGCCAGGAAGGACAACGTGATCCGACTGTGGGAGtacctgctggagctgctgaaggccCGCAGGCAGAGGCTGGAGCTGACCCTGGGCCTGCAGAGAGTCTTCCAGGAGATGCTCTACATCATGGACTGGATGGACGAAATGAAGGTACGGAAGGAGGcgggagggcagggggggggggggggctgagaacATTCTGAGGATCTGAAAGGTGGATCTCGTGCCACAAACACTTCCTCATCAGTGTACTTGTATGTCTCGTTCCATGACCGAtgttttgacctctgaccccgacCTCTCGCTCCTCCCCTGCAGATGATGCTGCTGTCTCAGGACTACGGGAAACACCTGCTGGGTGTGGAGGACCTGCTGCAGAAACACGCCCTGGTGGAGGCCGACATCAGCATCCAGGCCGACCGAGTCCGAAACGTCAACCGCAACGCTCAGAAGTTTGCCGACGACATGGACGGTGAGACGGGCGCTTAGATCGGACACATTGCGGATTTATTATCCAGTTTTGCTTCTTGGTCGGTTGTTCTTTCAGACGGAAATGGATGAGCGTGATGACGATCCCGTTTCCTCTCGCCCCCCTCAGGTTACAAGCCCTGTGATCCTCAGATCATCAGGGATCGGGTCGCTCACATGGATTTCTGCTACCAGGAGCTGAGTCAGCTGGCGGCTGAGCGGAGGGGTCGCCTCGAGGAGTCCCGCCGCCTCTGGAAGTTCTTCTGGGAAATGGCCGAagaggttttttattttttaagtttatCATGCAGATAAAATTCAAATGTCAGTGTCAGTTTGGATCTTTAACCACCGCATAGGTCGGCTCCAAAAGAATCAGAAACCAAAGGGTTTATTCTGAGGCGACGTAGCTGagggctgaatgtgtgtgtgtgtgtgttgtgtaggaGGGCTGGATCAGGGAGAAGGAGCAGATCCTCTCCTCCGAGGATTATGGGAAGGATCTGACGGGAGCGCTGCGTCTGCTGAGTCAGCACAAAGCCTTCGAGGACGAGATGAGCGGGCGAGCCGCCCACCTGCAGCAGACGATCAAACAGGGCGAGGAGCTGGTGGCCAACAACCACTTCGGAGCCGACAAGATTAAAGAGCGCATCCTGGACATCCAGGTACGCCGCACctggaatgtgtttttattcttcaagtGGGCACAAAGCAGCCGTGGAATAGTCTCAATGTCTTTTATATTAAAATCTACAGCATGAAAAGGTAATTTAGAAGTCTATAGACTTAAATGACAGAGGAAGTAGGCTAGATTTACAAACATCAATACTGTATCTACCGTCTTGTACTTGGTCATTTGGggaattttatgttttttaaagctATTACATTGGAAATCTGgttagcttttattttggaactGAGAAATTGTCTCCTGTCACGCATATTCTCTTGTCTTTTGGGTTAAAATGGCCACATATGGATTATTTGATTCATCAAAATAGATAAAGTTTGATATACTTCACCATCAACCTTGTTTTAAAGGGTTTAATTTATTGGCCTTATTGGAAAGACATTGAATAAAAGTCCTTCTTTAAATACAATTGTAATAACTTAAATCTGTTGCATCGTTTCCTAACACCTTTCCTCCTTCGTTTCCTCCGTCCTTAGGAGCAGTGGGCGGCTCTGGAGCGGCTCTCCGCCGTCCGTAAAGCTCGTCTGCAGGAGGCCTGCAACCAGCACCAGTTCCAGGTGAAAACCCTCCTCCTGGATCACAGTTTCATAGTATCTTGGTTGAATTTTGATTGGATCTAAAGGAGCAGGAGCTTTTCATTCGCTGCTCCCGTGTGTCAACTGACACTATTCAGTGATTTGTAGTTATTTAGCAGCCgaaactaaacaaacaaaaagcgtTATTCTGTTCTGCAGGATCAGAAGTGAAGAAAGTGAGacatcaaacctttttttttccctcgccGCAGGCCGATGCCGACGACATCGACACGTGGATGCTGGACGTGCTGCGGATCGTCTCCAGCGTGGACGTCGGCCACGACGAGTTCTCCACTCAGGCTCTGGTGAAGAAACACAAGGACGTGGCCGAGGAGATCGGAAGCTACCGGCCCGTCATCGAGGCGCTGCACGAGCAGTCCGGCACGCTGCCGCCCGAGAAGGCCAAGTCCGAGGAGGTGAGGCCGATGCCGCCGCAACGGGACGCCTCCGCCTCCCCTCTGTGGTATCTGAAAATGAGAACCAATCTCTCTTCTGACGGCCTTCTGCAGGTTCAGAGCCGGCTGGCGGGCATCGAGGAGCGCTACaaggaggtggtggagctgaCGCGCCTCCGGAAGCAGGCGCTGCAGGACGCCCTGGCGCTCTACAAGATGCTGAGCGAGGCCAGCGCCTGCGAGGTGTGGATCGACGAGAAGGAGCAGTGGCTCAACAGCATGGACATCCCCGAGaagctggaggacctggaggtGGTGCAGCACCGGTGAGGGTCCCGCCGCGGAGATACGGTTAATTGTGTAAAAGCAAAACATCAAATAAGACTATaaagcaatttaaaaataactgtCAATCAAACAGATGCAGTGTTTAAAGAGTAATTTAATCCCGCCCCAAGAAAGGCTTTTGACTTTTGCTGACCTCTAGTGGTTAAATTGCAGTGAGGTGAACCTCAGGACTCTTTGTGTGGCAAGAAGTTAAAAAGCCTCAAGCTTCCAATTTACTTAAAACGGCATTTCCCATTAAAGACACTGTTATCCTGCTGGGCGTCTTCACTGGGGAGCCGCTGCTCCCTGTCGAGTCTTTTACATTAGGCGGAGGGACCGCCTTATGGAGACTTATGAATTGAGCATTTCTCTTTAATTTGAAAGGATTCGGTAGTCAAACTCCAAAGTGACCAAAGCAAAAACCCTGCGTTGAAAAATGCCACGAGTCTTTATCGATCAGTGATTAAACGACTAACAGCGTCGGCtcgtaaaaacacacaaccggACATTTTCAAACGGCCCCTTTTCACCACAAATTCTACCAAAAATCAACCCGAGCACCGATTGTTATGAGgaatttaaaactaaaaagatTTTCTCGAATTCAGTTTGAGCTGGTTGCTGCGGCAGAGAGAGACGGTCACAGTGACACTGtgggaaaagtgtgtgtttgtgcgtgtgtgtatttttaggcCGTGGTTACACAGTTCGTTCACAGGAGCTTCTGAATCtggttttctgccacttgtcgCTCCATATTGTTAAACCGCAAAGCTTCACATGGATCGTTTCCCAGAAGCtggttgactgtgtgtgtgtgtgtgtgtgtgtgtgtgtgtgtgtgtgtgtgtgtgtgtgtgtctgtgtgtgtgtgtgtgtgtgtgtgtgtgtgtgtgtctgtgtgtgtctgttaatgAACAGCACCAGCTTTCTGCTGAAACGCTCCAAATTTTCCACTCCGCTCCAACCAAAGAGTTattttaaaaactttaaaaaaagaagatctgCTCACGGTGAGATTGTCATCAGCCTTGTGTTCCGCAGAACAGTGACtttaataaatgaaaaggcTAGTTTTAATATCACTTCTGGGAGATTTAGTTACATCACTCTACAGGAAACTTTTTATTACTGTGATCCCATATGGAGAAAATATTGAGGCAATAAAACTTTGAGTTCATTTAGAGCTTTACTGTTGAGCATTAAACacaatattcatttaaattgaaTATCAAACttgatgtgtttctttgtgcaGGTTCGAGAGTCTGGAGCCGGAGATGAACAACCAGGCGTCCAGAGTTGCCGTGGTGAaccaggttgctaggcaactgaTCCACTGCGGACATCCCAGTGAGAAGGAGATCAAAACCCAGCAGGACAAACTCAACACCAGGTAATCCACCTGGGATTAAGCCAGCTCCTGTACTGGGATCAGAGGGTCTTTATTCAATATTTGAGATTATACTGGAAGGCAAAACTAAACAAGGATTCAACGTACGTAAAATgggaaacaaacacaatcagtgAGGTGAACTGGATTCAACAATTAGAGGAGTTGCTTAATTTAAGTGTATAGAAAAGGGACGTTAATGATAAAGTACCTAAAAGTTTGAAGTGTAAATGCTTTTAATAAAGCCTAATAGTCAAAGATAAATCAGGGTTAATACAAAAATTTTATATAGATCATTTAGATAAAGTAATCAGGGGGTGATGAGGGTGCTGATGGTGTCTCCGTCCGTCCAGGTGGAGTCAGTTCAGAGACCTGGTGGACCAGAAGAAGGACGGTCTGAGCTCCGCTCTGGGAGTCCAGAACTACCACCTGGAGTGTAACGAGACCAAGTCCTGGATCAAAGAGAAGACCAAGGTACCGACAGAACCCAAGATGTCGGCTGCTGCagcacttatttatttatttatgtccgGAACTAACTCCACCCCCCCGTCCTCCGGCCCCGCAGGTGATCGAGTCCACCCAGGAGCTCGGGAACGACCTGGCCGGCGTCATGGCCCTGCAGAGGAAGCTGACGGGGATGGAGCGCGACCTGGCCGCCATCGAGGACAAGCTGGGCGACCTGGGGAAGGAGGCGGACCGCCTCGCCTCGGAGCACCCGGACCAGTCGGAGGCCATCAGGGGGCGTCTGGCCGGGATCACCGCCGTCTGGGACGAGATGAAGGTGGGCGAGCCCCCGCCGGGAGCCCCGGACACGCTCTGAGAAAGGGAatatctgaccccccccctttatGTTTGCAGGACACCATGAAGAACCGGGAGGAGTCTCTGGGCGAGGCCAGCAAGCTGCAGCAGTTCCTGCGCGACCTGGACGACTTCCAGTCGTGGCTGTCCCGCACGCAGACGGCCATCGCCTCCGAGGACATGCCCAACACGCTGGCCGAGGCCGAGAAGCTGCTGGCCCAGCACGAGAACATCAAGAACGAAATCCGCAACTACGAGGAGGACTACCAGAAGATGCGGGACATGGGCGAGACGGTGACGCAGGGCCAGACGGACGCGCAGTACATGTTCCTGCGCCAGCGGCTGCAGGCGCTCGACACCGGCTGGAACGAGCTGCACAAGATGTGGGAGAATCGGCAGAACCTGCTGTCCCAGTCGCACGCTTACCAGCTGTTCCTCAGGGACACCAAGCAGGCCGAGGCCTTCCTCAACAACCAGGTAGGCCCGTGATGTCATCGCGGTCTGAGCGCCGGGTGGACCGCACACACTGCGGCGATTGGTCGGCAAGGCGCTGACTGTGCAGTCtggtcaaaacatttttttttggacGACCTCCTGTCTAGTTCCACCTGACTTCTCACTTGAAGAAGGTCGGAGGCTGCCACCAAGTGGTAGACGTCCTTCATTACATATAACCAAAGTTCATATTCCAAAGGAGAACATCAGAACCTCACATCTGACTGTCCGTCTGTGTCTCAGGAGTACGTGCTGGCTCACACCGAGATGCCCACCACTCTGGAGGCTGCCGAGGCCGCCATCAAGAAGCAGGAGGACTTCATGACCACCATGGACGCCAACGAGGAGAAGATCGGCGGCGTGGTCGACACCGGGCGCCGCTTGGTAACCGACGGCAACATCAACGCGGAGCGCGCCCAGGAGATGGTGGACTCCATCGACCAGAGGTGACCGAGTCCGCCTGTCCGCCGGCGTTACGCTTGATTGTGAACCAGAAAGCTTAAACTTAAAATGTTGATGATCGACCTGCAGACACAAGAAGAACCGAGCGGCCGCCAGCGACCTGCTGACCAGGCTGAAGGACAACAGAGACCTGCAGAGGTTCCTGCAGGACTGCCAGGAGGTAAACCACGGATTCTTCTTGCCAAATCAGCTGCAGGAACCCTGACGAGTCCCTGAGATAATccgcctgtgtgtgtccgtgcgtcttcAGCTGTCCCTGTGGATCAACGAGAAGATGCTGACGGCCCAGGACATGTCCTACGACGAGGCCAGGAACCTCCACAGCAAGTGGCTCAAACACCAGGCCTTCATGGCCGAGCTGCAGTCCAACAAGGAGTGGCTGGACAAGATCGACAAGGTCGACAAACATCACTATTTGTGCAATAAATCTAATAAATAAAGTCTGATGTGCTTGGTCACTAAACTGAAGCGCGGTACTGTCTCACAGGACGGGCAGGCGCTGATGGCGGAGAAGCCGGAGACGGAGGCCATGGTGAAAGAGAAGCTGTCGTCCCTGAAGACCATGTGGCAGGAGCTGGAGTCCACCACCCAGGCCAAGGCCAAGTGTCTGTTCGACGCCAACAAGGCGGAGCTCTTCACCCAGAGCTGCGCCGACCTCGACAAGTGGCTGGCCGGCCTGGACGGGCAGCTGCAGTCCGACGACTACGGCAAAGACCTCACCTCCGTCAACATCCTGCtgaagaagcagcaggtgaggagCAGGTTTAGTCGGTGCGAGCAGATCTTTTTTCTGAACGTTGATGCCGTCTGAAGGATgagcttttcttctcttttcttgaGATCGGCGCTGTAATTTCTTTTGAGTGCACATGTGTGCTTGAGAGAAATCTGTAGCAGTCAGACAGGAAAAGAAGGCAATCTcacctcctcgtcttcctcgctGCTCTCATTTTATCCCAGACTCGCTCTGCCTTTGGTTGTTTATCTATCTTCTGTGAAGCCGTTTGCAGTGTAATTACTGTCTGGCTGCTGGAAGATGATTCtctctttgctttttgtttttgtgtccgTGGACTGTTTTTGAGTGCGTTTTTGGAGGTTATACATTTTAACTGAATCGAGGAGAAGATGTGACGAGGATTCTGAAGCATCTTTTTATCTTTGCAaaggtgttttctttccttatttgtttatttcattcaatGGGGACCAAATTTGTGATCCTTCTATTGCATTCTGTTCTATTCCAATTTAATTTCATATGGTTATAattccattttgttttcattactgtcattttttttaattataaatgtgtatttctaaGGAGATTTCCTCCTCATCTACACCAGTTTTGATTTTATTCGGTGAAAGAAATCTCAACCCTCCAAAGGACCTAATCTCTGTGAAACGGGGGAAGAGTCCTGGTTTGATCTTTTACGAGTGTATTCCGTCTGACCTGCGAACCGTCCTCCTCCAGATCCTGGAGAGCCAGGTGGAGGTGCGTcagaaggaggtgggggagctGCAGGGCCAGTCGCAGGCCCTCAGCCAGGAGGGGAAAGGCTCCGACGAGGTGGACGGCCAGAGGATCAGCGTGGAGCAGAAGTTCCAGTCCCTCCAGGACCCGCTGAAGAAGAGACGAGACAACCTCATGGCCTCCCGCGAGATCCACCAGTTCAACCGGGACGTGGAAGACGAGATCGTAAGTGGAGGAAGGGCGCCGACCTTTAACCCCTCCGATTCAGGAAGCGAGGCGTGTTGTACGGGATCTTTTAGTATTAGTATCAACACGGCAAAATGTCACGTTGTTTATATATCGGCGTCACAGTATTTGTACATAGTGGTGATCATACTAGTTTTACTAAACTTAAACTTCCTTCTGGTCTCCagctgtgggtggaggagaggatgcctCTGGCCACATCCACCGACCACGGCAACAACCTGCAGACCGTACAGCTGGCCATCAAGAAGAACCAGGTACCGGCCGCCTCGCATGAAAGTCGACGACCACCCCCCCCGAAGCCGCTTACACGGCGAATCTATAACCGCTGCCTTGACCTTTTGACCCGCTCAGACCCTGCAGAAGGAGATCCAGGGCCACCAGCCGCGCTACGACGACATCTTCCAGCGCAGCCAGCACGTCCTGAGGGAGAACGGCCCCACGGCCGAGCTCATCCGCCAGCGCCTCGCCGAGCTGCAGTCGCTGTGGGAGCAGATCaggaaggagacggagaagcGCCACACCCGCCTCAGCGAGGCCCACGAGGCCCAGCAGTACTACTTCGACGCCGCCGAGGCCGAGGCCTGGATGAGCGAACAGGAGCTGTACATGATGTCAGAGGAGAAGGCCAAGGTGAggcgggggggtcagaggtcagagatGGCGACCTGCGATGGAGGAAGTATTCAGATCCTTCACttagtaaaagtactaatatcAGACAGTGAAAATAGAATGATTGTATTATAAAGTACAtatgaaataatattttaataattaaaaggAGTCTACAAATCTTCACATTTGAGACGTTAGTAACTCATGTTGAAATTACGAGTTTGTTTATTCCTTAATCCTCATTGGTTTGGTTAGTTGCACATTTAAGACTCTGACTTAAAGATTCTCACCCTCGGAGATGCTTTCACCTTCGTTCTGTTGTAATTTGATCCGAGAGGTTTTTAGTCTTGGTGCTTCACTTGTATGCTGCTGCGTTTTTTAGCTTTTAAAGGTCAAACCTTTAGGAAATGTTACCAAATACCATCTTACCGCTTTGTCTCAGGGATTTAAATCACTACCAATCAGACCGTTGAAGTTCATAATTGAGTCTGACACTTTGTTTTGAAGGTCATTTATTGGGAACATTTACCTAAACTGATCTCCTTTCCTCTGCCATCACACTCTTTTATATCTGATTCCCTCTGCTATTCCTCACCCTCACATCCCAACTCTTTCCAGCTGGCATTTTCTTCtacctttttaccttttttttttttttctccattcctcttcttttcccGCTGCGGATTCTTTCATTCTCGGCCAATTTCTACCACACTATAACCAGATGAATGTGTCTCTCAGGACGAGCAGAGCTCGGTGGCCATGCTGAAGAAGCATCAGATCCTGGAGCAGGCGGTGGAGGACTACGCAGACACCGTCCATCAGCTGTCCAGCACCAGCCGCGGCCTGGTGGCCGCCGAGCACCCTGACAGGTGAGTGGGGGGTCACAGGTCAAGGAATTTGACCTTTTTGAAATTGTGGAGGGAAGCAACGAGTAGACAATTAAGCtaagctgaaaatgaaaaactggGTCAAAGAAAATAAGGACAGAGGAAGGAGACGAGGAATGAACAGAGAAGTATAGATGAGGAAAAGGATTATAAACTAAATTGACATTTCTTTGTCCCCTTCGTCGCGCAGCGAGCGGATCGGCATGCGTCAGTCTCAGGTGGACAAGCTGTACGCCGGGCTCAAGGACTTGTCGGAGGAGCGTCGGGGGAAGCTGGACGAGCGCTTGCGTCTCTTCCAGCTGAACCGGGAGGTGGACGACTTGGAGCAGTGGATCGCTGAGCGGGAGGTGGTGGCCGGATCCCACGAGCTGGGACAGGACTACGAGCACGTCACCGTGAGACACATATTGTTGTgcaatgttttctgtttttaaaagaaatcttGATTTAGCCGAGCCGAGCACTCCAGCGTTCCTTCCAACCGAGCCcaacttctttccttccttcttcaGATGCTGCAGGAACGCTTCAGAGAATTTGCCCGCGACACCGGGAACATCGGCCAGGAGCGCGTGGACACCGTCAACCAGCAGGCGGACGAGCTGATCAACACCGGCCACGGCGACGCCGCCACCATCGCCGAGTGGAAGGACGGCCTGAACGAGGCCTGGGCCGACCTGCTGGAGCTCATCGACACCCGGACGCAGATCCTCGCCGCCTCCTTTGAGCTCCACAAGTTCTACCACGACGCCAAGGAGATCCTCCACCGCATCCTGGACAAACACAAGAAGCTGCCGGAGGAGCTGGGCCGCGACCAGAACACGGTGGAGACGCTGCAGAGGATGCACACCACCTTCGAACACGACATCCAGGCCCTGGGAACGCAGGTAGGGGCTCTATTTAAGGACCGGGACGTTATGAAACACAAGCACGACATTGAGCGTCCCTCATCCTCCGCTTTGCTTTCAGGTGCGGCAGCTTCAGGAGGACGCCGTTCGCCTGCAGTCCGCCTACGCTGGAGATAAAGCCGACGACATTCAGAAGCGAGAAGGAGAGGTGAGCTTCAGTCTCGGGCAGCGGTGGACCGCATCAGGACTCGGCCCAGTTTACTTTGAATTGGCTCTAGTACACCTAAATCCTCGGATGTAACAACGTTCTCTATTTATCTGCAGGTTTCATGTAAACTTTGAAACACCAGCTTGTCTTACTGATTGGATTGAGAGTGAACTGGACCCTGAACTCGTGTTAATGA
This portion of the Gasterosteus aculeatus chromosome 6, fGasAcu3.hap1.1, whole genome shotgun sequence genome encodes:
- the sptbn1 gene encoding spectrin beta chain, non-erythrocytic 1 isoform X1, whose protein sequence is MELQSAAAGLPGPLSPALDYAGPSHATSPIGGPGPGFSGQAAFNYNQLEGRFKQLQDEREAVQKKTFTKWVNSHLSRVSCRITDLYMDLRDGRMLIKLLEVLSGEKLPKPTKGRMRIHCLENVDKALQFLKEQRVHLENMGSHDIVDGNHRLVLGLIWTIILRFQIQDISVETEDNKEKKSAKDALLLWCQMKTAGYPNVNIHNFSTSWRDGMAFNAIIHKHRPDLIDFDKLKKSNAHHNLQNAFNLAEQHLGLTKLLDAEDISVDHPDEKSIITYVVTYYHYFSKMKALKVEGKRIGKVLDNAIETEKMIEKYESLASDLLEWIEQTIIILNNRKFANSLVGVQQQLQAFNTYRTVEKPPKFTEKGNLEVLLFTIQSKMRANNQKVYTPREGKLISDINKAWERLEKAEHERELALRTELIRQEKLEQLARRFDRKAAMRETWLSENQRLVSQDNFGFDLQAVEAATKKHEAIETDIAAYEERVQAVVSVAKEMESENYHDIKRITARKDNVIRLWEYLLELLKARRQRLELTLGLQRVFQEMLYIMDWMDEMKMMLLSQDYGKHLLGVEDLLQKHALVEADISIQADRVRNVNRNAQKFADDMDGYKPCDPQIIRDRVAHMDFCYQELSQLAAERRGRLEESRRLWKFFWEMAEEEGWIREKEQILSSEDYGKDLTGALRLLSQHKAFEDEMSGRAAHLQQTIKQGEELVANNHFGADKIKERILDIQEQWAALERLSAVRKARLQEACNQHQFQADADDIDTWMLDVLRIVSSVDVGHDEFSTQALVKKHKDVAEEIGSYRPVIEALHEQSGTLPPEKAKSEEVQSRLAGIEERYKEVVELTRLRKQALQDALALYKMLSEASACEVWIDEKEQWLNSMDIPEKLEDLEVVQHRFESLEPEMNNQASRVAVVNQVARQLIHCGHPSEKEIKTQQDKLNTRWSQFRDLVDQKKDGLSSALGVQNYHLECNETKSWIKEKTKVIESTQELGNDLAGVMALQRKLTGMERDLAAIEDKLGDLGKEADRLASEHPDQSEAIRGRLAGITAVWDEMKDTMKNREESLGEASKLQQFLRDLDDFQSWLSRTQTAIASEDMPNTLAEAEKLLAQHENIKNEIRNYEEDYQKMRDMGETVTQGQTDAQYMFLRQRLQALDTGWNELHKMWENRQNLLSQSHAYQLFLRDTKQAEAFLNNQEYVLAHTEMPTTLEAAEAAIKKQEDFMTTMDANEEKIGGVVDTGRRLVTDGNINAERAQEMVDSIDQRHKKNRAAASDLLTRLKDNRDLQRFLQDCQELSLWINEKMLTAQDMSYDEARNLHSKWLKHQAFMAELQSNKEWLDKIDKDGQALMAEKPETEAMVKEKLSSLKTMWQELESTTQAKAKCLFDANKAELFTQSCADLDKWLAGLDGQLQSDDYGKDLTSVNILLKKQQILESQVEVRQKEVGELQGQSQALSQEGKGSDEVDGQRISVEQKFQSLQDPLKKRRDNLMASREIHQFNRDVEDEILWVEERMPLATSTDHGNNLQTVQLAIKKNQTLQKEIQGHQPRYDDIFQRSQHVLRENGPTAELIRQRLAELQSLWEQIRKETEKRHTRLSEAHEAQQYYFDAAEAEAWMSEQELYMMSEEKAKDEQSSVAMLKKHQILEQAVEDYADTVHQLSSTSRGLVAAEHPDSERIGMRQSQVDKLYAGLKDLSEERRGKLDERLRLFQLNREVDDLEQWIAEREVVAGSHELGQDYEHVTMLQERFREFARDTGNIGQERVDTVNQQADELINTGHGDAATIAEWKDGLNEAWADLLELIDTRTQILAASFELHKFYHDAKEILHRILDKHKKLPEELGRDQNTVETLQRMHTTFEHDIQALGTQVRQLQEDAVRLQSAYAGDKADDIQKREGERRKGEVLEAWKNLLEAAEGRRVKLVETGDKFRFFSMVRDLMLWMEDVIRLIEAQEKPRDVSSVELLMNNHQGIKAEIDARNDSFTACIELGKALLARKHYASEEIKEKLLQLTDKRKDMIDKWEDRWEWLRLVLEVHQFSRDAGVAEAWLLGQDPYLFSREMGQSVDEVEKLIKRHEAFEKSAATWEERFSALERLTTMELLEVRRMQEEEEKRRQPPPTEAQPGDAAAQHREGELVSQNGLPSDQESTRDNVDGGEAVNGTSEPSPSGSPGGSRKGKASQAATLPAKSQAEAPTSQLEGFLHRKHEWEGHNKKASSRSWHNVYCVINQQEMGFYKDQKSAGQGIPYHSEIPVTLKDAICEVALDYKKKKHVFKLKITDGNEYLFQAKDDEEMNTWLSAISTAMTGEKSEVTPSSHSTPAPAARAQTLPASVAAAAESSPGKREKDKEKRFSLFSKKK